The Alteribacter populi genomic sequence TATTTCACGTTTATATTAGAACTTAGTTTGTCGCTGCTGTTTTCGCAGTGCTTTTCACATACATCACCCTTTTCTCATTTATATGTACAAAAATAGGACTTATTCTTTGTCTCCTAAAAGGGGGCTGTGACCCCTGAACAGTTGTTAGGAACCAGATCTCTTTCACGGTGTATCTTCCTGCCTGGAATATTCATTTTTCGGCCAACTTTTTTAATAAGAAAACTTGGCTTTCCGCCAAGCCTTAATGGCGGAAGCCTTAGTTGCGTTTATACTTATTCCTTTAGAGAAGTTAAACTTTCTTAAAGTACAAAAAAAGTACCCTTCACTAAATTGAAGGGTACTCTTTCTGTAGTTTAAGTCGACTTCTTTTAATTTTCCGCAGGGCATTTCGTTGACCTTGAATCGTTTACGTTGTTTTTTTCTTTGCGACATCGTCAAAAACAACACTGGAAACGGTCTCCTCGACAAAGGTAACTTGAAACCAGTCGCCTTCCTTGCTATTGTGCGGCATCTTTTGCACGGGAAGGAGCACTTCTTTCTTACCTTCCTCTACCAGTAAAACCGCCCATTGTCCGTCCTCAATCCGGTCAAGAACGGCTTGCTTGATCCCCATAGTCTCTCACATCCGATCGTTATGTAGTTTGAGTTGTCACTTCTTTACGCTTAAATATATACACAGAGAGCGTAATCATACCGATAACTGCTAATACAGTAAACGTGATACTTAGCCAAAAAGCTTCTCCCACTTGACCTGTCATGAATAATGAGTGACTGTGCCCTGTCAACATTCCCGGAGACCATCTCATAAAGTCTGGAGCGACACTACTGAGAATAGAAAGTAAAATACCAATCCCCATCGTAAGAAAAGCGACTGCAGCATTACTTTTTAGAATTGTACTCAATGTTAGAAGGACAGTAACGATAAAAAGTAACCAAAGACCAAATACCGTGGTTCCATAAAGTACAGACGAAATTGAAAGGCCCTCAATTAAGATCGCCGTATAATAGACAGCACTTACCATTCCCAACACGTATGAAACGACGGTGATGGTTACCACACTCAGCCATTTTGAGGTAATAAAAGAAGGATATGAGACCGGTTTTACAAGGACCATCACATACGTACCTTGGTTTCGTTCATTCGTAATAGTACCCATAAATGCAAGAACGAGAACAAGAAAACCAATTTGACTAAACTGCGCAACGGTTTGAGCTAGAACTTCCCCCCCACTGGGAATAGGAAAATCAATAACCGCACCATCAGGCATTCCACCGAATCGTTCCATGATTTCCGGTAAATAATAGGTTGTCACTGGCTGCATAATCCCTAGAAAGATGAAAACTAACGGCAGCCAAAGCCATTTGTAGCTACGCCATTGTTCTTTAATTTCTTTTTTATATAACACCATCCATTGCTTCATGATTGCGTCACCTTCATAAATAAGTCTTCAAGTGTTGTTTTAACCACTTCAAAGCGAACCGGCTTTAACTCGTGAAAAGAAGGGTCCGCGAGAATCTCCTTTCTCGCAATTGTCACCTCATCCACCGTCATTTTTAGTTTATGAGTATCGACAGACCACTGACTAACCCATTGTTTCTCTGCTATTTCTTTAGCCCATTCAGTTAAGTCTTGTTCTGTTTCAACGTGAATCGCAGGCTGTTGGTGCTTTTGTTGCAAATTCTCTAATGAACCGTTCACGACCACTTCACCATTTTTCATTATAAAAATGTCGTCACAAACTTCTTCTGCATCGTGAAGGACGTGGGTGGAAAATAAAATCGATGTATCTTGCTTCATCCTTTTCATTAGCTCCAGCACTTCCCGTCTACCATGAGGATCAAGTGCTGACACGGGTTCATCTAAAATGACAAGTTTAGGGTTATGAATAAGCGCTTGGGCAATTCCTAAACGCTGCTTCATCCCACCAGAATAACCGGCGATCTTTTTAGCTTTTGCATCGATTAATCCAACAAGCGATAAGAGTTCTTCCGCTTTTTCCTTCGCCTTTTTTCGTGGCAAATGAGCAAGTTCACCTACATAAATTAAATACTCAAGACCACTCATCCAACCGTAAAACTTCGGATATTGCGGAAGGTAACCAAGATGATGACGGGGGTCTTCTTTAGGGTTATTCGCAAAGGCAATATGGCCTCTTGACGGCTTCATTAGCCCTGCAATCATGTTCAGCGTTGTCGTCTTCCCTGCTCCATTGGGACCAAGCAGTGCCGTGCACGCTCCTTCGCGAATAGTGATATCAACGTCTTTGACGGCCGTCTCTTCTTTAAACGTTTTCGTTAATTGTTCTGTTGTAATCAAACTCATCCATTATTTCTCCTTCCGATAATAAAATAAAGAATCGGACCAAGAATATTAATAAAAATAATGATTAAAATCCACATCCACTTCGGACCATTCAGCTCTGAATTTCGAACACAATCCACAAGAGCAACAACCATTAATATTAACTGAATCACAAAAATCGGAGCAATAAGCCCCCAATTGAATTCTGCCACAACCTCAAACCTCCCCATTCTCCATAAACACTCCTTAATGACTCTACGTACCCAACCCAAAAAAGTTCCTAACTGTTAAAAAGTTCAGGGGACTGTCCCCCGAACAAATTGTCGGGGGACAGTCCCCGCACAATTTTGTGTATGATTTACCTGATTCGATGAAACAATGAAAAGAAAATGGCAATGGCATGAATGAAAGGGGCGAATATGAAATCAATCAGTCTCATGACATTAATAGCAATCATAAGCGGTTATTTTTTCGTCACTCCCATTGATTCAAGTAATATGAAGATCAATGAATTAGCTGAGGAATCTCTCATTGAAACAGGCACTGTTGTAAATCCTGACATCAATTCGCAAATACAAGGTCTCTCGTTTTCAGAACTAGCAGAAGATCTCCTTGACACCCCCTATAACGGAAAAGGTAGTTCACCTGAAGAAGGGTTTTCAACAGGTACTCTCGTTCAATATATGTACAGTATTAGCGAAGGCGTCCTTCTCTCCCGGTATCCACACCTTCAAAGTGAGCTTGGGGAACCTGTAAAAAAGGAGAATTTAAAAGAAGGCGATCTTGTTTTCTTTCAGGGTAAGAAAAATAAAATCAGTGCCATTTACTTAAAAGATCAGCAATTTGTTGTAGTTACAAAAGATGGTGTGGCCCTCCGTCACTTAACTAGCGATCTTTTTTGGAAAAAGCGATTTATCGAAGGAAAGCGCCTAACCCAAAAGGAAAAGGTTAGCCTCAACCCTTCAACTTACAAAAATCATGATCATGTAGCCGTTCGTGAAGCTATTTCTCTTCTACATCGTCCCTATAAACTCACTGGGAATACATTAGCAGCCTTTGATTGCTCCTTTCTTGTCCAACACGCCTTTGAAGAAATGGACATTCATTTACCTCGAATCACGTATCAGCAATTTGACTTAGGAAAAGATATTTCACTGGAAAATGCAATGCCTGGAGATGTCATCTATTTTTCAGGTACTTGGCAGGAAGGCATCTCACATACAGGAATTTATTTAGGAGACCATTTCTTTATTCACGCCAGTGGAGAAGAGGGAGAAACAATGATTTCCTACCTAGGTGAAGAATGGATGAAGCATTTTACGGGTATTAAGCGATTTAATGAACTCCGAATTCAAAATGACCATCCTGCAGTAAAAGTTGCTTATGAAATGATTAACATGCCCTTCTCTACACAAGGGGAGTCTCCAGAAAAAGGTTTTAACCAAAGTGGCTTTATTCATTACGCTTTTAAAGAAATGAATAACCACGTTCCCCGTTCTGGCAAAAATCAATGGGATTATGGTGAAAACGTTCCTCAAGGCTCTGAAAAGCCTGGAGATGTTATGTTTTTTGAATCCGATCAAGGTATCCACCTCCCAACTCTTTATATCGGAAACGGTCAAATTATTACAGTAAGAGAAGATAAAGGTGTCTCCATTGTTTATCCGAAATTTAGCCACTATTGGACCTATGATCGTCATATTGGTACGAAAAGATATCCGATCAACTAAAATTCTTGCTCTTAAGTAGAGCAGCGATTTCCGCTTTCCTCAAAAAAGGACTTTTGACTTATTTTCACATCAAAAATTACCTCTATTTGAAACTTCCTTTCAAATGATTCGTATGGAATAATAGTGCAGGAACATTATTTCATCAATGTGAAAATTATTGGGGGTAATATTGTGAAAAAAGCATTATTAGCTGGTTGTTTATCAGCAACTACACTACTTGCTGTCGCTTGCTCGGCTGAAAGTGACGATGGTTTAACAGCAGAGGATATTTTACTAAAATCTGAAGAAGCAATGGAGGAGTTGTCCAGTTATTCCATGACAATGACGACTACTCAGGAAATGAGTGCTGAAGGGGATACACAAGAACTTGAAGTGGATTCTGAGGTCGATATGTTAATGGAACCACTCACAATGTTTCAAAGCATGTCAATGCAGTTTTTTGGAATGGATGTATCTTATGACTCTTATTTCTCTGAAGAACACGGCTTCTTTATGGAAGACCCAATGGGGGGCGAATGGATGAAGCTTTCTGACGGGTTCACTGAGGAATTAATGTCAATATCTGATATGCAAATGAGTCCGGAAGAGCAATTGAAGCCTTTTAAAGATAACCTAGAAGAAGTAAGCATTGAAACAGAAGAAGATCACTACGTCATTACACTCAAGGGTGATGGCTTAGATATGGATACAATGAAAGAGCAAGTTGCTGGAATTACAGGAGAAGGTATGGATGACATGCTTGGTGAAGCTTTTGACAGCATGGAAGTTCATGATCTAGAGTACGAACTTTTTATCGATCGTGAGACATTCTATAACACAGAAGCAAACATTTTTATGGATACTACTGTGGATGATGGGATCAATGGATTTGACATGAAGCAATCCGTCCACCTACTTATGCACAGCTTTAACGAGCTAGACGACCTTGAAATACCAGCGGACATTCTCGAAAACGCAGAAGAAGTCGATGAAAACGAGCTTTTCGGCGAATTCTAAATAGAGAACAGACCATCAATTTAAATAACTAACTGTGACCGTTTTTTACAAGAAAAGCGCAAGCGCCTTGGTCACGAGCGACAAGCACTTTCGACTGCAGATTGAAGCCGCTTTTTGGCTTCTTCTGACAGGCTAAAGTGACCTCGAGCTCGTAGGCGCTGGAGCTAGACATTGAAGCGTAGATTTTTATACTTTCTTAACTCGTAAGAAAAGCGCAAGGCTCTCTTACTCGAACGACATGCAAATGTTCTGTCCGGTCAAAAGTGCTTTTACTTTTGATCGGGCAGGTTCTTTGACACGAACCGATAGCGCCTGGATCTAGACATCGAAGCGTAGATTTCGGCATTTTATTAAAACCAGCGTCAGCTCGCATGTCTTAAAGTCTCAAAGATATTTTCCCTTGAGACGAACGGCGTGAAGGTAACTGTCCATTCTATATTTTCTAACCTTTCATAAAAAGCCATTCCCCTTCGTCAGGAAATGGCTTTTTTGATTTTACTCAAACGTTATACCGTGTCCAAATGGGTAGAGGACTTCTCCTGCTTCATCAAAGATCGTAACAGGTAACTGTCCAGACGGTTCATTTTGCCCAAAGAGTGTCGCGACTGTCGCGTCAAAACTTGCATCTCTAAATCCATATTGTGCGACATATGCATCGATGTCTTCAAATGCCATAATGTCATATGGATTTCGAATCCCTACTCCAACCACCGGTACCTCCACATTTTCTACAATTGCTTGATAAACCTGCATATGAGGATTATTAGCAGAACGACCAGCTACATCAAACGTATAGGAACCGATAATAATCGAATCTGCACTGTTTACTGTCTCTTGCTGTTCTTCAGTTAGTTCACTTTGACCAGCATTCAAGGAAACATGCTCCACATTTTCATGATCTTGTCCAATCGCTTCAAAGAGTGAGTCGCTATAAGTAGCACCTACAACTACGATCTTTTCTTCGGTGCCAGCCTCTAATGGCAATATGTTGTCATTTTTTACTACTGTAACCGCACGTTCTGCTACTTTTTGCTCAACCTTCAGATGTCCTTCTGAACCAATTATTTCATGAGCTCGTTCCTTCATTTTCTCTACATTAACTTCAGCTTCCGTCTTTAAAATACTGCGATTCAATTTTAACGTTAAAATTCTTTCTACTGCTTCATCAATTCGTTCTTCAGAGATCTCTCCGTCTAAAACGGCTTCATGCACACCTTCAAAAACTTCAATCAAACCAACAGGCATGAGCACGATATCTGTTCCTGCATTAATAGCACGGATTACCGCATCTACCGGCCCAAAGTGATCCGCAATAGCGTTCATATTTAATGCATCTGTCATTATCACTCCTTCATAACCCATCTCATCCCGTACGAGTCCGGTTAAGACTTTTTCAGAAAGAGTCGCTGGTAATGCAATTTCACTTCTATCTTTTTTAGAAATTACTTTCGTATCATCTATTTTCGGAAACGTCACATGAGCCGTCATGATCGCATCCATTCCATTTTCCATCGCTTCTTGGAATGGAGGCAGTTCCACTTCAAACAATCGCTCCCGGTCGTGAGGAACTTCCGGAAGCCCTAAATGTGAATCGACATCAGTATCTCCATGCCCCGGAAAGTGTTTAGCCGTCCCTGCAATTCCGTGTTCTTGTAAACCAAGAGTATAAGCAGAACCTAACTTTCCGACAAGGTCCGGATCCTCTCCATATGAACGGACACCGATAACCGGATTATCAGGATTATTATTCACATCAAGCACAGGAGCGAGGTTCATATTTATTCCTAACGCTTCAAGTTCAGCACCAATTACACGCCCAGAATCAAATGAGAGTTCCTCTGAACGTGTGGCACCGAGGGCCATATTTCCTGGCATGTCAGTCCCATTTTGTAATCGAGTGACAATTCCTCCTTCTTGGTCAATCGTCACCAGCATACCAAATTTATTCGCAGCATTTTTATACCCTTCAACTAAATC encodes the following:
- a CDS encoding DUF3006 domain-containing protein; protein product: MGIKQAVLDRIEDGQWAVLLVEEGKKEVLLPVQKMPHNSKEGDWFQVTFVEETVSSVVFDDVAKKKTT
- a CDS encoding ABC transporter permease, which encodes MKQWMVLYKKEIKEQWRSYKWLWLPLVFIFLGIMQPVTTYYLPEIMERFGGMPDGAVIDFPIPSGGEVLAQTVAQFSQIGFLVLVLAFMGTITNERNQGTYVMVLVKPVSYPSFITSKWLSVVTITVVSYVLGMVSAVYYTAILIEGLSISSVLYGTTVFGLWLLFIVTVLLTLSTILKSNAAVAFLTMGIGILLSILSSVAPDFMRWSPGMLTGHSHSLFMTGQVGEAFWLSITFTVLAVIGMITLSVYIFKRKEVTTQTT
- a CDS encoding ABC transporter ATP-binding protein → MSLITTEQLTKTFKEETAVKDVDITIREGACTALLGPNGAGKTTTLNMIAGLMKPSRGHIAFANNPKEDPRHHLGYLPQYPKFYGWMSGLEYLIYVGELAHLPRKKAKEKAEELLSLVGLIDAKAKKIAGYSGGMKQRLGIAQALIHNPKLVILDEPVSALDPHGRREVLELMKRMKQDTSILFSTHVLHDAEEVCDDIFIMKNGEVVVNGSLENLQQKHQQPAIHVETEQDLTEWAKEIAEKQWVSQWSVDTHKLKMTVDEVTIARKEILADPSFHELKPVRFEVVKTTLEDLFMKVTQS
- a CDS encoding PLDc N-terminal domain-containing protein — encoded protein: MAEFNWGLIAPIFVIQLILMVVALVDCVRNSELNGPKWMWILIIIFINILGPILYFIIGRRNNG
- a CDS encoding C40 family peptidase, whose translation is MKSISLMTLIAIISGYFFVTPIDSSNMKINELAEESLIETGTVVNPDINSQIQGLSFSELAEDLLDTPYNGKGSSPEEGFSTGTLVQYMYSISEGVLLSRYPHLQSELGEPVKKENLKEGDLVFFQGKKNKISAIYLKDQQFVVVTKDGVALRHLTSDLFWKKRFIEGKRLTQKEKVSLNPSTYKNHDHVAVREAISLLHRPYKLTGNTLAAFDCSFLVQHAFEEMDIHLPRITYQQFDLGKDISLENAMPGDVIYFSGTWQEGISHTGIYLGDHFFIHASGEEGETMISYLGEEWMKHFTGIKRFNELRIQNDHPAVKVAYEMINMPFSTQGESPEKGFNQSGFIHYAFKEMNNHVPRSGKNQWDYGENVPQGSEKPGDVMFFESDQGIHLPTLYIGNGQIITVREDKGVSIVYPKFSHYWTYDRHIGTKRYPIN
- a CDS encoding DUF6612 family protein, giving the protein MKKALLAGCLSATTLLAVACSAESDDGLTAEDILLKSEEAMEELSSYSMTMTTTQEMSAEGDTQELEVDSEVDMLMEPLTMFQSMSMQFFGMDVSYDSYFSEEHGFFMEDPMGGEWMKLSDGFTEELMSISDMQMSPEEQLKPFKDNLEEVSIETEEDHYVITLKGDGLDMDTMKEQVAGITGEGMDDMLGEAFDSMEVHDLEYELFIDRETFYNTEANIFMDTTVDDGINGFDMKQSVHLLMHSFNELDDLEIPADILENAEEVDENELFGEF
- a CDS encoding glycoside hydrolase family 3 protein, which produces MLKKRVQCLFSFIIAGLLFFSIFTFSGGEGKAQGQSLILLQNSPHMKTDLEEDGFSLTPLYLTEGGGFMEASENLEWSSSNKNVADVNENGEVRVVGKPGRSFISVSNGVESDRIAVHVTPKEGANLVQQEGDQYNLIERAMDELSLEEKIGQMMMPDFRTWNGENVTEMLPEIEALIQDYHIGGVILFRENVVETEQIIDLVEGYKNAANKFGMLVTIDQEGGIVTRLQNGTDMPGNMALGATRSEELSFDSGRVIGAELEALGINMNLAPVLDVNNNPDNPVIGVRSYGEDPDLVGKLGSAYTLGLQEHGIAGTAKHFPGHGDTDVDSHLGLPEVPHDRERLFEVELPPFQEAMENGMDAIMTAHVTFPKIDDTKVISKKDRSEIALPATLSEKVLTGLVRDEMGYEGVIMTDALNMNAIADHFGPVDAVIRAINAGTDIVLMPVGLIEVFEGVHEAVLDGEISEERIDEAVERILTLKLNRSILKTEAEVNVEKMKERAHEIIGSEGHLKVEQKVAERAVTVVKNDNILPLEAGTEEKIVVVGATYSDSLFEAIGQDHENVEHVSLNAGQSELTEEQQETVNSADSIIIGSYTFDVAGRSANNPHMQVYQAIVENVEVPVVGVGIRNPYDIMAFEDIDAYVAQYGFRDASFDATVATLFGQNEPSGQLPVTIFDEAGEVLYPFGHGITFE